ATCTGAAAGGTCAGTACCGGAAAGCTTTTCAAGCCCGGCCCTCAAATTACCTGGCAGCCCTATTCTTTCGGTATCATTATTCCCATCATCCTTTTTCATTTGTATAGCCTTTTTTTCTATAGTATCTGTTTGCAAGGATGAATTGATTTCCTTTTGCTTCAATGCTTTTGATAAAGGAGTCACTGTATTTGACTCCTTTCGACCAATTTTCTTTTGACTTTTACGTTTTCTCCCTTCTTCCACTAATATCATTGCTTTTTGATAACCTATTCGCTTTTGTAAAAACATAAATTCATCACGAGTCAAATAAAAAGGATCATGAAGAACAATATCTATCAGCTTTCTTATATCCGTAGTTCTTACATTTGGCTTTTTGTTATTGACTTTATTCTTAGAACCTTTATTACCAACACCAAATGGGGAAAGATCTTCTGGTTTCTTGCTTAGGATTGCTTTAGCCTTCATTTGTTTCCCACTCCTTCAAAACCTGTCTATTATCTAAGGTAAATTTAGGCCATATTTAACATCCAGATTTTTAAAAAAGTTCTATTCATTAAAAGCATATTCACTCCCCATTTTCCTTATTTTCTTGCAAAAAATATGCAATCCCCCTAAGTACATTTTCTACACATGGGATCGCTACACTGTTTCCAAGGGCCTTATATCTAGCACTATCAGATGCTCCTGGTATATCCGTCCAATAATCAGGGAAACCCATAAGACGTTCACATTCCAGCGGAGTCAGACGCCTTATAAGATGGTTTCGTTCTACAACACACTTATCCGGCTTACGTACTGATTTCCGATCCCCTTCTCATCCCCCCGACATAAAGCACCAACAGTTTGCTGATATGTACTGTCTGTATCCACATCCTGTGAACAAAACACAGCATGCCTGTCAGCAGTATTAAGGGTATAGCTTATTTCCGGCTGGCATCCCATACCGTTTCCTCCGTTATGCTCCTGTCGGTCTATAATGTTGCCTGCAATACAATAGCTTTCCTGTAGAATAGCAATACCCCCCTGATTTTTGCTTGGATTAGGATTAGTAGTATCTATCGTTCTTGCGAGCTCTGTTTCCCTGCATCCTGAATATGGATTAGAAGATTTCATGCTGTTGCTTTCCGCACTGTCAAGGCTGAACACCAGAGGCTGGTTAATCAAAGGAACATTATTACCTCCTGTACCATAACTGGCAGTTACGGTTGGTGCTACCCTATGAGGACCGGTGTATCGGGAGTCAATGCTGTAATTCTCGAACAGGGCTGCCTGCTCACTCATCACTAAGGGCGGGTGCCCAGCCATTTTGGCACGCAGTGTTGCAGTAATATCTTCTGACACATCCATACGGTCCCCACCCTGATCATTTAGACATAACATTGGTTCTGCAATAAATGTTTGCATTTGCATATTTTGTGTTGCTAATAAAGCACCCGATATTCCATTTAAATCAATGCCTTCATTTCGTTGATTAATATGAAAGGATTTATATTCCCTATTCGTTTCAATAATTGTTTCATTTTCTATATCTTTAGCCCGGCCTGAAGCTCCAATGCATGCTTGAGAACTGGCGGAAGCTCTTTCCCTCGCTTCTTCGCCCGTCGCAGGATTCCTATACAGGCTGTCCTGCTTAAATAATATTTCCGGTGCGGTGAGACCTCCAAAATCTGCGACAAGATAGATACGCTTGCGTCTCTGGGCGAGACCCCAGTATTGAGCATCGTATACCTTCCAAGCAACGGAGAATTTATATCCCAATATGGTCCCAGCAGGCAGCCATACCCCTCCCGGAGGTCTAGGTACAGAAACGGTGCTGTCAGCAATTCGGCAGGTTTCCTCAAGAACTGCCCTGAAGTCTTCTCCTTTTGTACTTGAGAAGGCTCCCGGGACATTTTCCCAAACCATGTATCTGGGTCGAACAGCAGCATCTGTCCTTCCGCTTGCTTCGTCATACTTTCTCATCTCCTTTATGACTCGAATTTGTTCCATAAACAGTCCTGAGCGTTCACCCTTAAGACCGGCACGCTTTCCGGCCACAGATAAGTCCTGACATGGTGATCCCCCGCAAACAACATCCACCTGCGGCAGGGTTCCACCCTTAAGCTTAGTAATATCACCAATATGCCGCATCTCCGGAAGCCGAAGCTTTGTTACTGCTATAGGAAATGCTTCTATTTCGCTTGCCCAAACAGGTATAAATCCCTGACGTATTCCTGCCAGCGGAAAGCCACCTATTCCATCAAACAGGCTGCCTAATGTAATAGACTTATTCATAAAGACATTTTCATGCCGGAGGACTGTGTCTCGTTTAACTCCGGCTTCATTTCCTTTGGACGGTAACTCACATTTACAGTAACTATCTTTTTCATAAGCGAATCAGCCGTTGCCTTAGCTTCCTCATAGGTATTAAATATAATAGGCTTCCCATCAGATTTAAGCCATGCTTCTGCTGCTCCGAAAATAGAGGCCCCACTCCTTTTTGCCCAAATTTCATATTTTCCCAAACCAAACCACTCCTATCAGTTTTTTAATTGCTCTGTATAATAAAATCACTGAAAATGAAACCCATTATTTTGCTACTGTCTGAACAACTGTACGTGTAATGTTAACCGCAGACTGTGCCGCATTAACAGTACTCATAAGGCTTGCCTTTGTAGAGGTGTCAAGTCCGAACTGCCCTGCTATTCTCGGAATCTCGGAACTTGCCAACATGAGACCAAGACCTAAAAGCATATTTGAATTAAAAACCATCAGACCGGTTGTGAGGATGACTGTCTGCAGGAAGGCTGTAAGGCACAGTCCAACAACCTGCTTGCACCATGCTGTAAACCCATCTATATATCCTCTTGGCACACTGAACATATACAGACTGCCAACTGCTATCTGAATAAGCAATATTCCGCCTCTTTTTAGGTTGGCAAAGAACACCTTTATAATTGCGTAGCCCATCACAAGTAGAATAAAAATCGCTATAATAGTATTCATTCCAAGTCCCCCAAAGTTGGTGAGAGTGGCTTTTGCCATAGAGCTGATACTTCCATCCGAACCAGTAATTTTGGTAATGCCCGACGTAAAGCTGCTTTGCAGAGAAACAGATAGCTTGTACAATTCAACAGGCACAGTGGTAAACAGGCTTACAGCCATAAACCCCTTTATAACATTTAATGCAGTATCCTTAATGCTTCCCCTCCCGCTTTGATATTCAATACCGCATTCAAAAACAGCCACTACCAGCCCGGTTACGTAAAGTGCCCATGCAAGATAGGAAAATAACAGTACAACCGACTTAACCCAGCTCATATCAAACAGCTCAGCTCCCATACTGCCCATCATAGTGAAAAATTCACCTAAAAAACCCACAAGCTCAGAATATATCCAGTCAACGACCTGGCCCAAGACAGTATCAGCAACAAAATCCCATATAAACATATATTGAATCACTCCCTTCGGGCTGAAAGCCTGTACGAATACTTGCTTTCAGCCATTACTCCTCTCCTACATACCTAAAATAGTCCAAATATATAGCGGAGCTGTCAGCGTAAACACTAAGCAAGCAAACAGAATAGCTGGAGATGATAGTGATAGGTAATCCCTTGATGCAATCGCAGGATTTTCCCCCACTCCACACCGTACGTGAGAGTTTCCCCTCATACGGCGTTCCATCGTTAAGGTTTGTAAAGTAATTCACACAATTTACAAGTAGCTTTTAACCGTTACTGTAAAATTTCATTTAGATTAAGAAGATTTCGCAGCTTGTTTATCTTTGCAAGCTGCTTTTTGTCCAGTTTGAGCGAAGCAAGGTATTTGTTGATGGTTTCCTCTTTTGTTGCGTGAATAAGAATATGTACATGAACATCAATCAATGTGAGATTCGCATAGCTGTCATTGCCACCAAAATGTTTTGCTGTTCTATGGTGACAATGTATTCTGTCAATTTCTAATATCTTTCCTGTTACAGCACATTTTCCTTGCTGTGAACAGTACAGGGACAGCCTGTTATCGTTGTATTCTATGCTCATATCACGGACAGGATTTCGCATGAGATAATGGAGAATAGCCACATTTACATTTGCCAGCATTTTATGTATTTCGGCACGTCCTTCGTTAGTATAGCTGTTAATGCTACGCTTCTTATCAATAGGATTTTTGTGCCGTACATAAGCGATTGGCAGTACCGGAGTTTCTCCAATAAACCTTATCTCTCTGCTTTTACTGTATTTAATATAAACCGGACTGGTAATAGGTTTTGCGATTTTCTTCTTCATCTGTTGTTCAAGCTTGCCTTTTGCAGACGATTTGACCAAGAAAGCAATTTCACTAAAATCACGGCTGACATGTGTTGCATATTGATAGTAATTATGCCATCCCATGACCAATGCGTTGTATTTTAAAATGGTATTTCCTTTTGCGTCTACTTGCTTCAACTCATTTACAGCAGAAACAGCCTTTTGCTTGATTTTCTCTTTTGCCTTATCAGAAATATGGGATTGTACAACATATTTGGTTTTGCCGTTTGACTTCTTACCCTTCTTGACAGCCTTCATTTTAAACCCTAAGAACTCGGAATACTGCCGTTTCAGATTGACTATCTTAGATTTTTCGGAACTGATTTCAAGCCTCAATCTATCATGTAGCCAGTCCTTTACAGCTATGAATATCTTTTGGGCATCACTGCGGTATCGGCAAAAGATTTTAAAATCATCGGCGTACCTTACGATGTAACATTCCTTTAACCCCGTTTTTCTAAGCTCCGCATAAACATTACTTTTATCCAGAGTGCCATTTTTCAGCACCCTGCATTTATACGCCACTCGTGTAGGCAGAGTTTCCCATTGGCTTGCCACCCACCAATCCAATTCATTCAGGACGATGTTTGACAGTAGGGGAGAAATAATTCCTCCCTGTGGTGTTCCTTTCTCAGGAAAGCCAATGCCTGCCACCTCTGCTTTTAGCATTGCGGAAATGATAGACAACAGCTTTTTATCCCGAATCCCAAGTGACCACATCTGCTTCAGCAATTTTCCATGGCTGACATTATCGAAGAATCCTTTGATGTCGATGTCTACCACGAAATGAAGATTTTGCCCTTGGATAAATCTGTAGGATTGGGAGATTGCATGTTCCGCACTCCTGTTTGGGCGAAAACCGTTGCTTCGCTTGAAGAATTTTGCTTCGCAAATGGGTTCAAGGACTTGCAGAATACATTGCTGTATCAGCCTTTCCATAATAGTCGGAATACCCAGCGGTCTGGTTTTTCCGTTGCCTTTTGGTATTTCCACACGGCGCACTGGTTGAGGAATGTAATTGCTTAGTCTTTTCTGAATATAGGCTATGAGCTATGTATTTTCCCATTGCTGTAAATGGGTAATGGTCTTTTTATCTACTCCTGCGGTTTTGCTTCCACTATTTTTCTTGATGTTCCGAAAGGCAAGCATTATATTTTCAGAACCGCAAATCAGTTCTGTCAGATTTTTAAACTTGCAGCCTTTTTCGCTATCCGCATACAGCTTGTCTAAAACATCTTGGAAATCATAATATTCAGCATTACGCAGGGCAGACCGTTTTGTCGGTTTTGCTCTTGTCAAAGTCAGCATTATCCTCACTTTCATGGGATTTTGCTTTTCTTAGTCATACTCGAACCTTTGAGATTGTGTGTTTACTTGTTTTATTCCTTAACGACTCGAGCCCGTCCCTCCACGGCTTATTATCACCGTTTCACAGGTACCACGGCTCTACTTTCAGTTGGATAGATGCAGGTTATACTGTTTTGGATTCAGCTTTCCCTACAAACGTATCATAGCGTTGTAACCCGCTCCGCGTTCCAACCTTTCCACGTTCCGATATTCCTATCATTTCATACCGCCCTTAGGTGTCCCTCTAAGCCTGTATGCTGGATGCCGCCTGTAACCGCATAAGGTATTTCATAAATGGTATTTTACTTTACCTCACATACCCGCCAGTGTTGGCGTATGCACATTTCTATGCACCATTCGTTTAGACTTTTTATATCAGGTTTTCGTCCGTGAACCACTTTTCACATACTCACCATAGGCAATTTATTGACCTCCGGCATATAGGCAACACCATTCACCTCTGAACAGCTTTCGTACAGACAAAATATCTTATCTGCTTACGGTTGCTCTCTGCCGACTTCACCGAGCTTCGTACAGCACAGCTATTACACGCCCTTTTGCACGTCGGAGTATCAAGGCAGGCGTTTCGGGGCGTTACCCCCTCATTCCACCTGTCGGAATATCAGTTCTCCTAAACTGAACATTTACACGTTCATTATTTAGTGCCTAACCTTTTCAGTTAGGAACGTGTCGCACCCCATTCAAACTGGCCATGCTTCCGATAATCAAAATATGCAGTACCAAGCTTGGCAAAAAAGAACACTGCGAGAATTAAATCAATTGCAGGAAAAACTACCTTGTTAACGACAGTTTTTATCTGCTGGGATGCTGATGTCCATGTTCCTTCAATAGCTCCTGCCACATCACCGCTGCCTGCAGCATAGACAATTGGACAGAGCATGACGGACAGCAGCAGGGAAACACACAAGATAAATAAACTCTTCTTATACATTTTCAAACACATTCCACCTTTCATTTTTTGTCAAAATAAAAACACAGGGCTTATTTGCCTTGTGTTCTTGTTTTTTCTGATGATATGCTTTTAAGTGGTTACAGGTATGGCACCCCAATCGTCCCAAAGGCTTCCATTAATAGATACGGAGTCTGTTAGGTTAACTGAAAGCATTCCGTTTGGTGTCCAGCAGTCAAATAGGTATGTGTACGGAGTATAGCTTCCGTCAGGCATCCATACAGGTGTAAAATGAGTACGCCTGTCGTATGTTGAAAATCTGTTTTCAGGGAATTCAAACGTAGATCTGTACCCGCTGTTTGTCTGCTCCAGAAGCCTCAAATAGGTCTTATATAGAAATTCAGGGAAATATGTTACAGCAGTCTGAGCTTCAGTCACAGCCGAGGATTGGTTGGTGCTGACATTAGCCTCTGTCATCTGATTGACCCCATAACCTGACTTCATTTTTTTACCAAGTGCTGTCGGTACTTTTTTATCCGGTGTAATACTCATTAAAGCAGAAAGGCTTGCACGATATGAATCGCAGCTGAAGTCCCACCAGCCTTTATCCTTCCATTCACCGTCATCCTCCCAATAGCCACCTCCGTTATTATCACTGTACCAATTCATGTCACTCTGCCAGACAAGATTTTGATGCCATTGAGGATTCCAAACTCCCCATGACGCGGAGGTCTTTTGTTCATAACTAGGAATACTCGGAGCACTGTATGAGTGATTACGGTCATCGGCAGCAGGGTTTGGTGGATCTTTCCCCGACAAATCAACAATTTTTGCTGTTATAATACCAGTGTCAGTTCTGCCGTTATTTGAAACAGACACATTAATTGTCATTGTCTGAGGTTTAGACGGTGTTTTCCATCTTACCCATGCCAGTTGGCTTTCACCCTCTGGATAATATACATTTCCTACTGTATAAACAGTATCTCCAATGTTGAATTGAACAGTAACCGGATTATCAGGATCAGACCTTCCGCCACTGACCGTAACTGATGTAATCACCTCTGTGTTAACCCTGTATGTATAGCTATTATTAGAAACCTGGGGCGGCTCAGTTTCTTTAAACTTCACAATACCGAGACCAAGAGAGGAAATTATATCCTCGTCGGATGCTGGAGTTGTAGTCGAGCCAGACCACGCTGGATAGCCCAGATCAGGGACCTCCAGAAACATTGCAAGCGGAAGGTTCTTATTTGAAAGGGACACCATTCTTTTGCGTAATTCCCCGCTCAACCGCTGGTCGTAGAGTGCGGCTTCGGTTGCTGTCATTGCCATATTAATGCCTTTAAAGGTCATGTATGCAATTGGCTCAAGCAGAATTTTATAATCGCCACTGGTAAGTGTTTTGTAGTTAAAGCCAGTAAGGTTTGAAATAGTAGTAATCATATATTCCGAACAAAAATATTCTTTAATCGCCTTAATATCTGGGTTTCTGCTCTCTGTCCTTACAATTTTAGGCATAGCTTTATCAGGCTTTTTACACTCATAAGTGGATGTACTAGGTGTCAATAACCTTCCAGTAGTATATGTCAACTTGCATACCTTACCAAAATGTGCAATATTACTGGGTTTAGCATTTGAAAAGTCTATTGGGACAGTTACTGTCTTTCTATCACTTACTCTAATAACCGTTACGCGTACCCCATCGTCACCAGTCCAATAGTTTTCCTGCGAACTGTTTCCCATACCGCCGCCGCCATGATCAATATTTCCTTCACCGTCAGCGGCAGATACAGTTTGTGAAAGCGTTGAGGATATAAGCAATGTAAGTATTAGTAAAATAATATTTATTAATTTCATACAAATCTCCCTAAAAGAAAAGAAGCATAGCATTTCTGCTGTGCTTCTTTTCTTTTATTCCATTTTAATTATTAATCCATTGTACCCACCTGCTTATTTATATCTCCATCTGAACCTACTATTTCTTGATGAACACCTCCGCCATTATCCTTAACCCATCCAAATCCGGGGACATAGATTTTACCGTCTCTTTTTTCACCGCCCTTGGGTTCTGTTTTACCTGATGATTTATTCTTTACGGCATCCGGTTGTTTGCTTACAGGCTTTTTTGCCGAATCTGGAGCTTTGGGAGTGACTTTTTCCTGGACCTTTGGTTTTGAAACGGTTGGAGTCTTAGGCTTAACGGGGTCAGGCTGAATCGTCTGCTTTGTTCCGCTTGAAACTGCAGTATTCGTTGACGTTGTATATGAAGGGTTAATATCCTGAATAACTATATTTTTTTCCGTTTTTAAAGCTTCACTTGGTGTCACAACAGCCGGATTTACCTGAGCTGCTGAAGGTGATGCTACAGCAATTTCCTTCGGTGCTTCCCATTTAAACTTAGAGGCTATCGCTGCAATGAGGATTATGCATATAATTCCTAACCCGGTAACTATCAACCATTTCATTTGTTTCTTTTTCATAAACTCTTTGCCTCCTCATATAATATACCCCTGCAAGGTTCTTACAGCCCAACCCTATCACAGGAATTATATAAAGTCTACTAAATTTTACTAATTTATTAAAATAAAGGCATATATCTGGCCTGTACCTTTAGCTTTATTTGCAGCGGCGGCAATACCTTGCCCGCAAATGATACGGGTACCTCCAGCTTGATCTCAGTATCAGCCAGAAATTTGTTTGCATTAATAGTTTCATATGGTGCCATCGGTGGGTTATTGATATCTACAGACAAGTCTGAAAGTATGAATTCTTGTTTCTCCCCAGAGTATTTAACATGAAAGCCATTTTCAGATTTTAGTCCCAGAGCTTTATCCAGACGACTGTATATATCTCCGTAATCAATGCTGTCAGCCCATTCTGCGTCATCCGGTATATATGCACCCGCATAGCCTTCACGGATACAATTATATACATTAGCATAATTGTCATTTATTGTCGAAATAGCAGCGGACTGTAATGCATCCCGAACACCCTGTGATATTATGATCAGGCGTATATATTCCGATATCCCGCACATTATTAACATTACAGAGAGGACAGCAGCAATAATAAGTGGAAAAGACGAACCTCTTTTATCCCGTATTATACCATTTATTTTTTTCATTTCCAATACCTCTCACTTTTACCTGCCGCCTGTGCCTTTAATGTAATTGGAAAGCTTCCAAATCCTCCGAAAAGTCCTATATCCTTTTGAAGAGTAACCGTTACAGTGAATTCCTCATTCAACTGCATATTACCTGTTTGAGACCATGTAACCTTTGGATCAAGACCTGTCTTTTCTTTAAGCACCTGTGCCCTCCTGGTGGTTTCACTTCCGACCCTGCCTGCAGTTTCTGCTTCACGGCACAGTTCGGAAGCAAAGGTGTCTATCTGACTTTTAGCTATATATACCGGAAAGACTTTGACTGCAAGAGCTATTACCAGCATAGTACACAATAGCAAAACAGAAACATCTATATACCCTTCACCACATTTGTTTGAGATTGTTTTCAATACATTTGCACCCCGTTACCTTTCCAACTTCTCTAAAAGCTTTCTCCAGTTTGTAATCCTCCTCTGCATTAAAACCCAGCTTTTCCGACAGCCTTTGTTTTATATCATTGTTTAACATTCAATACTCCTCCTTTAAAACATTCCTCCAAGTGATTTAAGAATTTCATAAGCAATAATTACAAGATAGGTGAACATAAAGCACATTAGCATTACAAATGAGAAAATCCTTATTTTAGGAGGTATCTTTTTTGCTTCGCCTTTAAGCCTATGCAGCTCAAGTGTCTTAAAATCATGTCCCAGCATTTGAAAATATACAGTACCGTCATCTCCCCTTAAAACTCCGACCAATCCCCTTACTACATCTGACAGTCTTGAGGAATTCATTCTTGCCTCAAATCTGGTGAGTGCCGCTTCGTACCCGGAGGAACGCATATCCGCAGTTAAAATATCCAGCTCCCTTCGGAAGGCAACTCCTGCGTTTTTCTTATAGCTTTCAAGCATTGCCAATACATCACGGTTGCTCTTAAGCGACTGCTCTATTGTAGCCGCAAATCTTGGCAGCTCACTCTCAATCTGTTCTCGCTTAAATTTAAGCTTCTCATCTGCTTTTTTAAACTCTTTGAAATATATAAGCACTGCAAGAATTACAAATACAGATGAAAACAGCGGAAATACCAGCAAACATGGGATCACACCCATGAGTGCTGCCCCCGCCTTTACTATCGCATACGCCGTGTAAACCTCTGGTGTCATACTTATATCAGCTGCCTTAAGAACATTTGACATACGGCTTTTACGATACTCATCCATATATATTATTTTTGAGAGCTTGACTGCCCATGTCATAAGATATGTTTCGATTATCTGAGATACTCTTTTACTCTTTTTCCCTGTATTCAGCATTGCCTTTGCCGCTTTCATAGTCGGCAGTTTCAGTATATCTGCAAAAATAAGAAATAGGCCTATTGTTAAAAGTGCTGTAAATAGTATTAACAGTATTATCATGTCTGCTACCTCCTGTATTCAATAGGTTTAGTCAGCTTAATTACAAAGGAAGCAGATATAAAAATTGCGGCTGCACAAACAGCAAGCACAATCTGTCCTATCGCTGTATACATCAAGGTATTAAACCAAGACCTATTAAGAAGGTACATTACAGGAATGTTTCCAATTACTAAAAGTGCCATTATTATAAATTCATTTCTAGGCTCAAGCACAAGGTATTCTAACTCTGAGTTAACGATCCTCATATCTGACAGCTTAGTGACTATCGGAGTAATGGTGGTTTTCAGGCTTCTGTCATATTGACAGGCTCCCACAGCATCACACCATTCGTGAAAAACATCATTTTCTATTTTGTTACTCATAGCCCTCAAAGCTGCATCAATATCTGGATTTACAAGTCTTATTTGTGTGAGGAATCCTGCAAAAGCATTGCGTACAGGAGGGTTCAGATAGTCTATGCTTTCCTCTACCGCAGTCACTATATCCTCATTTCGTAAATAAGCCGTAGTAATGATGGAAAGTGCTGTTTCCAGCTCGGCAGTGATACTTCTTTTATAGTGGGTTGACGTAAGCCTAATATACCAGAAGGGGATAAACATAAAGCCAACTGCAAGAACAGGGATAAGAAATACATTCTTAATAAGTATAGCAATACCTGCTCCGATAGCGAACAGCAGTAGTGAAAATAGACAAATTACAGAGAAATATCTACTGCGGTCTGTATTTTCAAGAATTCCCTGCATTTCATTGATTTCACGCCGTAAAAAGGACAACTTCTTGCGTTTTGTAGTTTCATTTATTTCATCCCTAATCGCCACAGGATTACTTGTTAAGAAGCTGAACAGACCAGTGGTAAATTCCATAGGAGAAATTCCGAACAAAATAAAACAACCCACAATAAAGCCGATACAGGCTGTAAGCTGAATAAATGTCATGATTTCACTCCCTTCGGATCAGGATACTGTCCTTTCAATATAAGATTGAGTACCTCTTGAGGCATACCGTTCTCGAGAAACCGTTTTTGTAAGCTTTGGGATATCTGCTGCTCTTTTTTATGATGTCCGTTTATTAATAGCTTACCGTTCTCTATCCTGTTTTCTGTAATATTGAAGCGGTAAAGTGTACGGAAGCATCGCATCCCGTCAGCTCTTATCTCACACTCCTTTATTTCCATCATCCTTCTTTGCTTGTTTTCAAGCTGCTTTGTGAATACCACAATGGGAAATGCCTCTGTCACAAGTGCCATAAGCGTATCATCATTAATGTCATATTTCCTTTTACAAAGTGTAGCCATTCTTCTCCATGTGGCTTCACAGCTGTTGCTGTGTATTGTTGTCAGTACGGTATGTCCTGTTCTTGCAGATTCCTGTGCCGTATAGGCCTCTGATGAGCGCATCTCCCCTACACATATAATCTCGGGATTAAATCTCAGTGCCATATCAAGCAGCATATCCTGATCAATATTTTGCTTTTCATTGTCACTGCTCCTTGTCAGCGTGTGTATGACGCTGTTTACTATCTTCCCATCCCTTTTACGTACTAGTGCCAGCTCACGGGAGCCGTTTTCTATTGTAAAAATTCTTTTATTGTCAGGTATGGTAGTGAGAAGCCAGCCTGCCACCGTAGTTTTACCTGACGAGGTT
This genomic stretch from Ruminiclostridium cellulolyticum H10 harbors:
- a CDS encoding conjugal transfer protein TrbL family protein; the encoded protein is MFIWDFVADTVLGQVVDWIYSELVGFLGEFFTMMGSMGAELFDMSWVKSVVLLFSYLAWALYVTGLVVAVFECGIEYQSGRGSIKDTALNVIKGFMAVSLFTTVPVELYKLSVSLQSSFTSGITKITGSDGSISSMAKATLTNFGGLGMNTIIAIFILLVMGYAIIKVFFANLKRGGILLIQIAVGSLYMFSVPRGYIDGFTAWCKQVVGLCLTAFLQTVILTTGLMVFNSNMLLGLGLMLASSEIPRIAGQFGLDTSTKASLMSTVNAAQSAVNITRTVVQTVAK
- a CDS encoding DUF6550 family protein — encoded protein: MKKKQMKWLIVTGLGIICIILIAAIASKFKWEAPKEIAVASPSAAQVNPAVVTPSEALKTEKNIVIQDINPSYTTSTNTAVSSGTKQTIQPDPVKPKTPTVSKPKVQEKVTPKAPDSAKKPVSKQPDAVKNKSSGKTEPKGGEKRDGKIYVPGFGWVKDNGGGVHQEIVGSDGDINKQVGTMD
- a CDS encoding type II secretion system F family protein; its protein translation is MTFIQLTACIGFIVGCFILFGISPMEFTTGLFSFLTSNPVAIRDEINETTKRKKLSFLRREINEMQGILENTDRSRYFSVICLFSLLLFAIGAGIAILIKNVFLIPVLAVGFMFIPFWYIRLTSTHYKRSITAELETALSIITTAYLRNEDIVTAVEESIDYLNPPVRNAFAGFLTQIRLVNPDIDAALRAMSNKIENDVFHEWCDAVGACQYDRSLKTTITPIVTKLSDMRIVNSELEYLVLEPRNEFIIMALLVIGNIPVMYLLNRSWFNTLMYTAIGQIVLAVCAAAIFISASFVIKLTKPIEYRR
- a CDS encoding DNA cytosine methyltransferase produces the protein MNKSITLGSLFDGIGGFPLAGIRQGFIPVWASEIEAFPIAVTKLRLPEMRHIGDITKLKGGTLPQVDVVCGGSPCQDLSVAGKRAGLKGERSGLFMEQIRVIKEMRKYDEASGRTDAAVRPRYMVWENVPGAFSSTKGEDFRAVLEETCRIADSTVSVPRPPGGVWLPAGTILGYKFSVAWKVYDAQYWGLAQRRKRIYLVADFGGLTAPEILFKQDSLYRNPATGEEARERASASSQACIGASGRAKDIENETIIETNREYKSFHINQRNEGIDLNGISGALLATQNMQMQTFIAEPMLCLNDQGGDRMDVSEDITATLRAKMAGHPPLVMSEQAALFENYSIDSRYTGPHRVAPTVTASYGTGGNNVPLINQPLVFSLDSAESNSMKSSNPYSGCRETELARTIDTTNPNPSKNQGGIAILQESYCIAGNIIDRQEHNGGNGMGCQPEISYTLNTADRHAVFCSQDVDTDSTYQQTVGALCRGDEKGIGNQYVSRISVL
- a CDS encoding DUF4320 family protein, yielding MLVIALAVKVFPVYIAKSQIDTFASELCREAETAGRVGSETTRRAQVLKEKTGLDPKVTWSQTGNMQLNEEFTVTVTLQKDIGLFGGFGSFPITLKAQAAGKSERYWK